The Neodiprion fabricii isolate iyNeoFabr1 chromosome 4, iyNeoFabr1.1, whole genome shotgun sequence genome window below encodes:
- the LOC124180940 gene encoding diacylglycerol lipase-alpha isoform X5, with translation MPGIVVFRRRWSVGSDDLVVPGVFLFVLHLIWVIVLSVLLGVLEWDRNVSCVRLLWEYVLGYMVILVISIVVELSISVLAMRGSILDTAPRAPMQYYLYFRLLVMIVEMGWLCAGIAWLVKHYSTCPIDQAKGFILGLVISNWCVLASVLVTVWCTFDAAGRSWVKMKKYQRSMREAETRGGGRLHYKRSGSRNRNWRQRKVIRAYQDSWDNRCRLLFCCMGNSDRNRNSFADIARLLSDFFRDLDVVPSDVVAGLVLLRKFQKIERELIVKQRKNDTYEFLSGVPVTPRTKFLSLTEDGDLDHFQAAIHYMHFALAAYGWPIFLITHSTGLCQLCTRLRCGCFPCRRNDDEATVVDDNCCQCNYAALRRMVEVGEVEVVYATYHVDVGETPFFVALDYTRKKVVVSIRGTLSMKDVITDLNAEAEVLPLSPPREDWLGHKGMVQAAEYIRKKLREQGIIARALAKDPTRGTHQFGLTLVGHSLGAGTAAILAILLRQEYQDLLCFSFAPPGGLLSMPAQQYTQEFITSVVVGKDVVPRIGLRQMESLRADLINAIKRSVDPKWKTIACSVMCCGCGSTPTSAANLEAGGCISEYQRDKDQARSQTVVPSDSRIALTLHRPLYPPGRIIHVVRHHTNKNEQKYESRWRQVLRKREPVYQALWAGPCDFDEVLISPVMIQDHMPDTMLNALNKGNVAEGVWCVDQVSACRDRSAEMMAARSSPRLLCTDNTLGGIQLETRQRPDARNGDRDAGKGASATATTPSLRHDTRSRNLGEWDNIRALAPLATPETLSEASSDPPSPVPPPRPMRRTPKIPGNLSTAADDLKNNLHFAMLSAKNYFLKEETNGSHSSGNSEASYESAKSLGAGIPPPVPRRRDSVIVRREHRICTAACCRDDISENSSSPSSRISHTSHRVQDDFAKEEHDTNGSSLDFYEAQDSFGQRESSNEVFLSVRSSPECKGLMTPAVDLGVEWKRKFDPPRLGGDASLPLLHGLSPTPPHAQHNSPFFNAKRKKYVYPITMVGRGESSV, from the exons GGTCATCGTGCTGAGCGTCCTCCTGGGGGTCCTGGAATGGGACCGCAACGTGAGCTGCGTACGGCTCCTGTGGGAATACGTCCTCGGATATATGGTGATCCTCGTCATCTCGATCGTCGTGGAGCTGTCAATCTCCGTCCTCGCGATGAGAGGGAGCATCTTGGACACCGCCCCGAGAGCGCCGATGCAGTACTATCTCTACTTTCGCCTGT TGGTGATGATCGTCGAGATGGGATGGCTCTGCGCCGGTATCGCGTGGCTGGTTAAACACTACAGTACCTGCCCGATTGACCAGGCGAAGGGTTTTATTTTGG GACTCGTGATTTCGAACTGGTGCGTGTTGGCCTCTGTGCTGGTCACGGTGTGGTGCACGTTTGACGCTGCCGGCCGATCCTGGgtcaaaatgaagaaataccAGCGGAGTATGCGGGAAGCGGAAACGCGGGGTGGTGGCAGGCTACACTACAAGCGCAGCGGAAGTAGAAACAGGAATTGGAGACAGCG AAAGGTGATACGAGCTTATCAGGATAGTTGGGACAACAGATGCAGGCTACTTTTCTGCTGCATGGGAAACTCGGACAGGAACAGG AATTCGTTCGCGGACATCGCCCGACTGTTGAGTGATTTCTTCAGGGACCTGGACGTTGTACCGTCGGATGTTGTCGCTGGATTAGTACTGCTGAGGAAGTTTCAGAAGATCGAGAGGGAGCTGATAGTCAAGCAGAGGAAAAACGACACGTACGAATTTCTTTCCGGAGTACCAGTCACCCCGAGGACCAAATTCTTATCCTTGACCGAAGACGGTGATCTTGATCACTTTCAGGCCGCCATTCATTACATGCATTTCGCTCTTGCGGCCTACGGCTGGCCAATTTTCCTCATAACTCATTCCACTGGGTTGTGTCAACTCTGCACCAG ATTGAGGTGCGGCTGTTTCCCGTGCAGAAGAAACGATGACGAGGCGACAGTCGTCGACGACAATTGCTGCCAGTGTAATTATGCGGCACTTAGACGAATGGTGGAAGTTGGCGAGGTGGAAGTCGTCTATGCGACTTACCACGTCGACGTTGGAGAAACGCCGTTCTTCGTCGCTCTGGATTACACGAGGAAAAAG GTGGTGGTTAGTATACGTGGTACTCTCAGCATGAAGGACGTGATAACCGACTTGAACGCCGAGGCGGAAGTACTGCCGTTATCACCGCCCAGGGAAGACTGGCTGGGACACAAAGGGATGGTGCAAGCGGCCGAGTATATCCGAAAGAAGCTGCGGGAGCAAGGAATCATCGCCAGAGCGTTGGCCAAA GATCCGACAAGAGGTACGCATCAGTTCGGGTTGACGTTAGTCGGGCATTCGTTGGGTGCTGGCACCGCAGCGATTCTCGCAATTTTATTGAGGCAGGAATATCAGGATCTCTTATGTTTCTCTTTCGCTCCGCCCGGCGGTCTTCTGAGCATGCCTGCCCAGCAGTATACCCAGGAATTTATCACGTCCGTCGTTGTCGGTAAGGACGTCGTTCCAAGAATAGGACTCAGACAAATGGAAAGCCTTCGTGCGGACCTCATTAACGCCATCAAAAGGAGCGTTGACCCGAAG TGGAAAACGATCGCATGCTCGGTGATGTGCTGCGGATGCGGTTCGACTCCGACTTCAGCTGCGAACCTTGAGGCTGGCGGCTGCATCAGCGAGTACCAAAGAGACAAGGACCAGGCAAGATCTCAGACGGTAGTTCCGAGCGACTCGAGGATCGCGCTGACGCTTCACAGACCGCTGTATCCTCCAGGAAGGATAATTCACGTGGTGCGACATCATACTAACAAGAACGA gCAAAAGTATGAGTCCCGTTGGAG GCAAGTCCTGAGGAAGCGTGAGCCCGTCTATCAGGCCCTCTGGGCTGGGCCCTGCGACTTTGACGAGGTCCTGATCAGTCCGGTTATGATCCAGGACCACATGCCGGACACGATGTTGAACGCCTTGAACAAG GGAAATGTGGCTGAGGGTGTGTGGTGTGTGGATCAGGTGTCGGCGTGCAGAGATCGGAGTGCCGAGATGATGGCTGCGAGGTCGTCGCCCCGTTTGCTCTGTACCGACAACACCCTGGGCGGCATCCAGCTCGAAACACGACAGCGTCCCGACGCCCGCAACGGAGACCGCGACGCCGGCAAAGGTGCCTCCGCCACTGCCACCACACCCTCCCTTCGCCACGATACAAG ATCCCGAAACTTGGGAGAGTGGGACAACATTCGAGCTTTGGCACCCTTGGCCACGCCGGAAACTCTGTCCGAAGCCTCGAGCGATCCTCCGTCCCCGGTTCCTCCCCCGCGGCCGATGAGGCGGACGCCGAAGATTCCTGGCAATTTATCTACCGCCGCTGATGACCTCAAGAATAATCTACACTTTGCGATGTTGTCCGCTAAGAATTACTTCCTCAAGGAGGAAACTAACGGCAGTCATAGCAGCGGAAACAGCGAGGCGAGCTATGAGAGCGCCAAAAGTCTCGGCGCCGGAATTCCTCCTCCGGTACCGAGGAGAAGAGATTCGGTCATTGTCAGGAG AGAACATAGAATTTGTACTGCAGCCTGCTGCAGGGATGACATTTCTGAAAACTCGTCCTCGCCATCCTCGAGAATATCTCACACTTCGCATAGGGTCCAAGATGACTTCGCCAAGGAGGAACACGACACAAACGGATCGAGTTTGGACTTTTACGAAGCACAG GATTCGTTCGGCCAACGGGAAAGCAGCAACGAAGTCTTTCTGAGCGTCCGGAGTTCCCCGGAGTGCAAGGGTCTGATGACGCCGGCGGTCGACCTGGGGGTCGAATGGAAACGGAAATTTGATCCTCCGAGACTCGGCGGAGACGCCTCCCTGCCCCTTCTTCACGGCCTGTCGCCGACGCCTCCTCACGCGCAGCACAATTCGCCTTTCTTCAACGCGAAACGAAAGAAGTACGTTTACCCGATCACGATGGTCGGCAGGGGTGAAAGTAGTGTATAG
- the LOC124180940 gene encoding diacylglycerol lipase-alpha isoform X6 yields MPGIVVFRRRWSVGSDDLVVPGVFLFVLHLIWVIVLSVLLGVLEWDRNVSCVRLLWEYVLGYMVILVISIVVELSISVLAMRGSILDTAPRAPMQYYLYFRLLVMIVEMGWLCAGIAWLVKHYSTCPIDQAKGFILGLVISNWCVLASVLVTVWCTFDAAGRSWVKMKKYQRSMREAETRGGGRLHYKRSGSRNRNWRQRKVIRAYQDSWDNRCRLLFCCMGNSDRNRNSFADIARLLSDFFRDLDVVPSDVVAGLVLLRKFQKIERELIVKQRKNDTYEFLSGVPVTPRTKFLSLTEDGDLDHFQAAIHYMHFALAAYGWPIFLITHSTGLCQLCTRLRCGCFPCRRNDDEATVVDDNCCQCNYAALRRMVEVGEVEVVYATYHVDVGETPFFVALDYTRKKVVVSIRGTLSMKDVITDLNAEAEVLPLSPPREDWLGHKGMVQAAEYIRKKLREQGIIARALAKDPTRGTHQFGLTLVGHSLGAGTAAILAILLRQEYQDLLCFSFAPPGGLLSMPAQQYTQEFITSVVVGKDVVPRIGLRQMESLRADLINAIKRSVDPKWKTIACSVMCCGCGSTPTSAANLEAGGCISEYQRDKDQARSQTVVPSDSRIALTLHRPLYPPGRIIHVVRHHTNKNEQKYESRWRQVLRKREPVYQALWAGPCDFDEVLISPVMIQDHMPDTMLNALNKVSACRDRSAEMMAARSSPRLLCTDNTLGGIQLETRQRPDARNGDRDAGKGASATATTPSLRHDTRSRNLGEWDNIRALAPLATPETLSEASSDPPSPVPPPRPMRRTPKIPGNLSTAADDLKNNLHFAMLSAKNYFLKEETNGSHSSGNSEASYESAKSLGAGIPPPVPRRRDSVIVRREHRICTAACCRDDISENSSSPSSRISHTSHRVQDDFAKEEHDTNGSSLDFYEAQDSFGQRESSNEVFLSVRSSPECKGLMTPAVDLGVEWKRKFDPPRLGGDASLPLLHGLSPTPPHAQHNSPFFNAKRKKYVYPITMVGRGESSV; encoded by the exons GGTCATCGTGCTGAGCGTCCTCCTGGGGGTCCTGGAATGGGACCGCAACGTGAGCTGCGTACGGCTCCTGTGGGAATACGTCCTCGGATATATGGTGATCCTCGTCATCTCGATCGTCGTGGAGCTGTCAATCTCCGTCCTCGCGATGAGAGGGAGCATCTTGGACACCGCCCCGAGAGCGCCGATGCAGTACTATCTCTACTTTCGCCTGT TGGTGATGATCGTCGAGATGGGATGGCTCTGCGCCGGTATCGCGTGGCTGGTTAAACACTACAGTACCTGCCCGATTGACCAGGCGAAGGGTTTTATTTTGG GACTCGTGATTTCGAACTGGTGCGTGTTGGCCTCTGTGCTGGTCACGGTGTGGTGCACGTTTGACGCTGCCGGCCGATCCTGGgtcaaaatgaagaaataccAGCGGAGTATGCGGGAAGCGGAAACGCGGGGTGGTGGCAGGCTACACTACAAGCGCAGCGGAAGTAGAAACAGGAATTGGAGACAGCG AAAGGTGATACGAGCTTATCAGGATAGTTGGGACAACAGATGCAGGCTACTTTTCTGCTGCATGGGAAACTCGGACAGGAACAGG AATTCGTTCGCGGACATCGCCCGACTGTTGAGTGATTTCTTCAGGGACCTGGACGTTGTACCGTCGGATGTTGTCGCTGGATTAGTACTGCTGAGGAAGTTTCAGAAGATCGAGAGGGAGCTGATAGTCAAGCAGAGGAAAAACGACACGTACGAATTTCTTTCCGGAGTACCAGTCACCCCGAGGACCAAATTCTTATCCTTGACCGAAGACGGTGATCTTGATCACTTTCAGGCCGCCATTCATTACATGCATTTCGCTCTTGCGGCCTACGGCTGGCCAATTTTCCTCATAACTCATTCCACTGGGTTGTGTCAACTCTGCACCAG ATTGAGGTGCGGCTGTTTCCCGTGCAGAAGAAACGATGACGAGGCGACAGTCGTCGACGACAATTGCTGCCAGTGTAATTATGCGGCACTTAGACGAATGGTGGAAGTTGGCGAGGTGGAAGTCGTCTATGCGACTTACCACGTCGACGTTGGAGAAACGCCGTTCTTCGTCGCTCTGGATTACACGAGGAAAAAG GTGGTGGTTAGTATACGTGGTACTCTCAGCATGAAGGACGTGATAACCGACTTGAACGCCGAGGCGGAAGTACTGCCGTTATCACCGCCCAGGGAAGACTGGCTGGGACACAAAGGGATGGTGCAAGCGGCCGAGTATATCCGAAAGAAGCTGCGGGAGCAAGGAATCATCGCCAGAGCGTTGGCCAAA GATCCGACAAGAGGTACGCATCAGTTCGGGTTGACGTTAGTCGGGCATTCGTTGGGTGCTGGCACCGCAGCGATTCTCGCAATTTTATTGAGGCAGGAATATCAGGATCTCTTATGTTTCTCTTTCGCTCCGCCCGGCGGTCTTCTGAGCATGCCTGCCCAGCAGTATACCCAGGAATTTATCACGTCCGTCGTTGTCGGTAAGGACGTCGTTCCAAGAATAGGACTCAGACAAATGGAAAGCCTTCGTGCGGACCTCATTAACGCCATCAAAAGGAGCGTTGACCCGAAG TGGAAAACGATCGCATGCTCGGTGATGTGCTGCGGATGCGGTTCGACTCCGACTTCAGCTGCGAACCTTGAGGCTGGCGGCTGCATCAGCGAGTACCAAAGAGACAAGGACCAGGCAAGATCTCAGACGGTAGTTCCGAGCGACTCGAGGATCGCGCTGACGCTTCACAGACCGCTGTATCCTCCAGGAAGGATAATTCACGTGGTGCGACATCATACTAACAAGAACGA gCAAAAGTATGAGTCCCGTTGGAG GCAAGTCCTGAGGAAGCGTGAGCCCGTCTATCAGGCCCTCTGGGCTGGGCCCTGCGACTTTGACGAGGTCCTGATCAGTCCGGTTATGATCCAGGACCACATGCCGGACACGATGTTGAACGCCTTGAACAAG GTGTCGGCGTGCAGAGATCGGAGTGCCGAGATGATGGCTGCGAGGTCGTCGCCCCGTTTGCTCTGTACCGACAACACCCTGGGCGGCATCCAGCTCGAAACACGACAGCGTCCCGACGCCCGCAACGGAGACCGCGACGCCGGCAAAGGTGCCTCCGCCACTGCCACCACACCCTCCCTTCGCCACGATACAAG ATCCCGAAACTTGGGAGAGTGGGACAACATTCGAGCTTTGGCACCCTTGGCCACGCCGGAAACTCTGTCCGAAGCCTCGAGCGATCCTCCGTCCCCGGTTCCTCCCCCGCGGCCGATGAGGCGGACGCCGAAGATTCCTGGCAATTTATCTACCGCCGCTGATGACCTCAAGAATAATCTACACTTTGCGATGTTGTCCGCTAAGAATTACTTCCTCAAGGAGGAAACTAACGGCAGTCATAGCAGCGGAAACAGCGAGGCGAGCTATGAGAGCGCCAAAAGTCTCGGCGCCGGAATTCCTCCTCCGGTACCGAGGAGAAGAGATTCGGTCATTGTCAGGAG AGAACATAGAATTTGTACTGCAGCCTGCTGCAGGGATGACATTTCTGAAAACTCGTCCTCGCCATCCTCGAGAATATCTCACACTTCGCATAGGGTCCAAGATGACTTCGCCAAGGAGGAACACGACACAAACGGATCGAGTTTGGACTTTTACGAAGCACAG GATTCGTTCGGCCAACGGGAAAGCAGCAACGAAGTCTTTCTGAGCGTCCGGAGTTCCCCGGAGTGCAAGGGTCTGATGACGCCGGCGGTCGACCTGGGGGTCGAATGGAAACGGAAATTTGATCCTCCGAGACTCGGCGGAGACGCCTCCCTGCCCCTTCTTCACGGCCTGTCGCCGACGCCTCCTCACGCGCAGCACAATTCGCCTTTCTTCAACGCGAAACGAAAGAAGTACGTTTACCCGATCACGATGGTCGGCAGGGGTGAAAGTAGTGTATAG
- the LOC124180940 gene encoding diacylglycerol lipase-alpha isoform X4, producing MPGIVVFRRRWSVGSDDLVVPGVFLFVLHLIWVIVLSVLLGVLEWDRNVSCVRLLWEYVLGYMVILVISIVVELSISVLAMRGSILDTAPRAPMQYYLYFRLLVMIVEMGWLCAGIAWLVKHYSTCPIDQAKGFILGLVISNWCVLASVLVTVWCTFDAAGRSWVKMKKYQRSMREAETRGGGRLHYKRSGSRNRNWRQRKVIRAYQDSWDNRCRLLFCCMGNSDRNRNSFADIARLLSDFFRDLDVVPSDVVAGLVLLRKFQKIERELIVKQRKNDTYEFLSGVPVTPRTKFLSLTEDGDLDHFQAAIHYMHFALAAYGWPIFLITHSTGLCQLCTRLRCGCFPCRRNDDEATVVDDNCCQCNYAALRRMVEVGEVEVVYATYHVDVGETPFFVALDYTRKKVVVSIRGTLSMKDVITDLNAEAEVLPLSPPREDWLGHKGMVQAAEYIRKKLREQGIIARALAKDPTRGTHQFGLTLVGHSLGAGTAAILAILLRQEYQDLLCFSFAPPGGLLSMPAQQYTQEFITSVVVGKDVVPRIGLRQMESLRADLINAIKRSVDPKWKTIACSVMCCGCGSTPTSAANLEAGGCISEYQRDKDQARSQTVVPSDSRIALTLHRPLYPPGRIIHVVRHHTNKNEQVLRKREPVYQALWAGPCDFDEVLISPVMIQDHMPDTMLNALNKVITTLGPAKPQRTGTSAHTSSAEASEVREAVEVQEVEIEPEMRALLSPPSPAKLKTAAGTPPHRLCLETSFTSLHRPPEFHRDAGRLQPSQVSRGLRWEYVGAVPRSNDGKLSRNLGEWDNIRALAPLATPETLSEASSDPPSPVPPPRPMRRTPKIPGNLSTAADDLKNNLHFAMLSAKNYFLKEETNGSHSSGNSEASYESAKSLGAGIPPPVPRRRDSVIVRREHRICTAACCRDDISENSSSPSSRISHTSHRVQDDFAKEEHDTNGSSLDFYEAQDSFGQRESSNEVFLSVRSSPECKGLMTPAVDLGVEWKRKFDPPRLGGDASLPLLHGLSPTPPHAQHNSPFFNAKRKKYVYPITMVGRGESSV from the exons GGTCATCGTGCTGAGCGTCCTCCTGGGGGTCCTGGAATGGGACCGCAACGTGAGCTGCGTACGGCTCCTGTGGGAATACGTCCTCGGATATATGGTGATCCTCGTCATCTCGATCGTCGTGGAGCTGTCAATCTCCGTCCTCGCGATGAGAGGGAGCATCTTGGACACCGCCCCGAGAGCGCCGATGCAGTACTATCTCTACTTTCGCCTGT TGGTGATGATCGTCGAGATGGGATGGCTCTGCGCCGGTATCGCGTGGCTGGTTAAACACTACAGTACCTGCCCGATTGACCAGGCGAAGGGTTTTATTTTGG GACTCGTGATTTCGAACTGGTGCGTGTTGGCCTCTGTGCTGGTCACGGTGTGGTGCACGTTTGACGCTGCCGGCCGATCCTGGgtcaaaatgaagaaataccAGCGGAGTATGCGGGAAGCGGAAACGCGGGGTGGTGGCAGGCTACACTACAAGCGCAGCGGAAGTAGAAACAGGAATTGGAGACAGCG AAAGGTGATACGAGCTTATCAGGATAGTTGGGACAACAGATGCAGGCTACTTTTCTGCTGCATGGGAAACTCGGACAGGAACAGG AATTCGTTCGCGGACATCGCCCGACTGTTGAGTGATTTCTTCAGGGACCTGGACGTTGTACCGTCGGATGTTGTCGCTGGATTAGTACTGCTGAGGAAGTTTCAGAAGATCGAGAGGGAGCTGATAGTCAAGCAGAGGAAAAACGACACGTACGAATTTCTTTCCGGAGTACCAGTCACCCCGAGGACCAAATTCTTATCCTTGACCGAAGACGGTGATCTTGATCACTTTCAGGCCGCCATTCATTACATGCATTTCGCTCTTGCGGCCTACGGCTGGCCAATTTTCCTCATAACTCATTCCACTGGGTTGTGTCAACTCTGCACCAG ATTGAGGTGCGGCTGTTTCCCGTGCAGAAGAAACGATGACGAGGCGACAGTCGTCGACGACAATTGCTGCCAGTGTAATTATGCGGCACTTAGACGAATGGTGGAAGTTGGCGAGGTGGAAGTCGTCTATGCGACTTACCACGTCGACGTTGGAGAAACGCCGTTCTTCGTCGCTCTGGATTACACGAGGAAAAAG GTGGTGGTTAGTATACGTGGTACTCTCAGCATGAAGGACGTGATAACCGACTTGAACGCCGAGGCGGAAGTACTGCCGTTATCACCGCCCAGGGAAGACTGGCTGGGACACAAAGGGATGGTGCAAGCGGCCGAGTATATCCGAAAGAAGCTGCGGGAGCAAGGAATCATCGCCAGAGCGTTGGCCAAA GATCCGACAAGAGGTACGCATCAGTTCGGGTTGACGTTAGTCGGGCATTCGTTGGGTGCTGGCACCGCAGCGATTCTCGCAATTTTATTGAGGCAGGAATATCAGGATCTCTTATGTTTCTCTTTCGCTCCGCCCGGCGGTCTTCTGAGCATGCCTGCCCAGCAGTATACCCAGGAATTTATCACGTCCGTCGTTGTCGGTAAGGACGTCGTTCCAAGAATAGGACTCAGACAAATGGAAAGCCTTCGTGCGGACCTCATTAACGCCATCAAAAGGAGCGTTGACCCGAAG TGGAAAACGATCGCATGCTCGGTGATGTGCTGCGGATGCGGTTCGACTCCGACTTCAGCTGCGAACCTTGAGGCTGGCGGCTGCATCAGCGAGTACCAAAGAGACAAGGACCAGGCAAGATCTCAGACGGTAGTTCCGAGCGACTCGAGGATCGCGCTGACGCTTCACAGACCGCTGTATCCTCCAGGAAGGATAATTCACGTGGTGCGACATCATACTAACAAGAACGA GCAAGTCCTGAGGAAGCGTGAGCCCGTCTATCAGGCCCTCTGGGCTGGGCCCTGCGACTTTGACGAGGTCCTGATCAGTCCGGTTATGATCCAGGACCACATGCCGGACACGATGTTGAACGCCTTGAACAAG GTTATAACGACGCTGGGTCCAGCAAAGCCACAGAGGACCGGAACGTCGGCGCATACGTCTTCGGCGGAGGCCTCGGAGGTCCGGGAGGCCGTCGAGGTCCAGGAGGTCGAGATCGAGCCGGAGATGAGAGCTTTGCTGTCCCCGCCGAGTCCCGCCAAGCTTAAAACAGCCGCAGGAACGCCCCCGCACAGATTGTGCCTCGAAACGAGCTTCACGTCCCTCCACAGACCCCCAGAGTTTCACCGGGACGCGGGGCGCCTGCAACCCAGCCAAGTCTCGAGAGGGCTGCGCTGGGAATACGTCGGTGCTGTTCCGAGATCGAACGATGGAAAATT ATCCCGAAACTTGGGAGAGTGGGACAACATTCGAGCTTTGGCACCCTTGGCCACGCCGGAAACTCTGTCCGAAGCCTCGAGCGATCCTCCGTCCCCGGTTCCTCCCCCGCGGCCGATGAGGCGGACGCCGAAGATTCCTGGCAATTTATCTACCGCCGCTGATGACCTCAAGAATAATCTACACTTTGCGATGTTGTCCGCTAAGAATTACTTCCTCAAGGAGGAAACTAACGGCAGTCATAGCAGCGGAAACAGCGAGGCGAGCTATGAGAGCGCCAAAAGTCTCGGCGCCGGAATTCCTCCTCCGGTACCGAGGAGAAGAGATTCGGTCATTGTCAGGAG AGAACATAGAATTTGTACTGCAGCCTGCTGCAGGGATGACATTTCTGAAAACTCGTCCTCGCCATCCTCGAGAATATCTCACACTTCGCATAGGGTCCAAGATGACTTCGCCAAGGAGGAACACGACACAAACGGATCGAGTTTGGACTTTTACGAAGCACAG GATTCGTTCGGCCAACGGGAAAGCAGCAACGAAGTCTTTCTGAGCGTCCGGAGTTCCCCGGAGTGCAAGGGTCTGATGACGCCGGCGGTCGACCTGGGGGTCGAATGGAAACGGAAATTTGATCCTCCGAGACTCGGCGGAGACGCCTCCCTGCCCCTTCTTCACGGCCTGTCGCCGACGCCTCCTCACGCGCAGCACAATTCGCCTTTCTTCAACGCGAAACGAAAGAAGTACGTTTACCCGATCACGATGGTCGGCAGGGGTGAAAGTAGTGTATAG